The window ATGGAGCATATGATCCAATTTATAAAAAATAGGAACATTAGTTCTGTTGCAACGCCATAGGGCATTGAGGCGCTAAGAGGGCGCGAAAGGAAAGTCGATGACGCAAATCAATTACACCGTGGCACGCCTGGCGATGGCTGCCGCGATGACGTGCGCCGCTGCCGGTGCCATGGCGCAGAGCGCGCCCACGCTGGACAAGATCAAGAGCACCGGAGCCATCACCCTGGGGTACCGCGAGTCGTCGTTCGGCTTTTCGTACCTGGACGCGAATTTGAAGCCCGTGGGCTACAGCATGGACATCTGCTACAAGATTCTGGACGCGGTCAAGGCCAAGCTGGGCTTGACCGACCTCAAGGTGGGTTACCAGGCTGTGACCTCGGGCAACCGCATTCCGCTGGTGCAGAACGGCACGGTCGATCTGGAATGCGGCTCCACCACCAATCTGGTGGAGCGCCAGAAGCTGGTGGCGTTTTCGCCGGATATCTTCCGCTACAACGTGCGCATGCTGGTGAAGAAGGATTCGGGCATCAAGGGCATTGCCGATCTGCAGGGCAAGGCGGTGGCCACCACCACGGGCACGACCTCGTTCCGCTTGTTGCGCCAGGCCGACAAGGCCAGCAACCTGGAGATCACCAATGTGCCGGGCAAGGACCATACCGATTCCTTCCTGCTGGTGCAGGGCGGCAAGGCCCAGGCCTTTGTGCTGGACGATATTCTGCTGGCAGGCCAGATTGCCAACGCACGCGATCCGCAGAACTACGAGATCGTCGGCGAGAGCCTGCGCACCGAAAACCAGGCGCTGATGCTGCGCAACGACGACCCGGCCTTCAAGAAGCTGGTGGACGATACCGTGGCGGGCATGATGAAGTCCGGCGAGATGGAAAAGCTCTACAACAAGTGGTTCATGTCGCCCATTGCGCCCAAGGGCATCAACATCAACTACCCGCTGAATGCGGAGACGCGCGATGCGTTCGAGCATCCAACGTCTAAAGGCATCTGAGCGCGCAGTCAGAATCTGAGGCGTTCTGCACCGTTGCTCTTTTCCTGCATGTCTCGCGGCAAGGAAAGGGCTGCGCTCAACGGTTACTTTAATTTTGATAGCTGTCAGCGCTTTGCGGATAAGCGCTGACAGCTGTTTTTATTGAAAATTTTCAACGCTCGGCGCGGTAGGGCTCGTCCATCGGCACGAAATCCTTTTCTGCCAGGGCACCGTCGATCCATGCCTTGACGCCGGGCAATTGGTGCACGCGTTCGACGTAGGCGGCGATCTCCCCGGGCACGGGCAGCTGGTAGGTTTTCAGGCGCATGCAGACGGGCGCGAAATAGGCGTCGGCAACACTGAACTGGTCAAACAACAGGGGGCCGCCATGCTGGGCCAGCAGGTGGCTCCACATGCTGCACAGGCGTTCCACGTTCTTGCGCACGCCAGCGTTGTCGCGCCAGACGATCTTGCCCACTTCGGCCAGATCGGCTTCGATGTTCATCGGGCAGGCGCCGCGCAGGGCGGTGAAGCCGCCGTGCATTTCGGCGCAGATGCTGCGGGCAGCGGCGCGGGCGGCCTTGTCCTTGGGCCACAGTGCCTTGTCTGGAAACTGCTCGGCCACGTATTCGGCGATGGCCAGACTGTCCCAGACGGTGACGTCACCATCGCGCAGCAGCGGCACGGTGCCCGTGGGGCTGACGGTGGCCATGGTGCGCTTGAACTCGGACTGGCTGTCGAAACTGTCGAAGCGCACGTATTGCTCGTCGAAGGGAATGCCCGCCTGGCGCAGCAGCACCCAGGCGCGCATGGACCAGGAGGAGTAGTTTTTGTTGCCGATGTAGAGCTGCAGCATGGTCTGGGCGCAAAGAAGTGAGGGGAACCCGATTTATACCGCAGCCGCCCTTCAACGCAACTTCCGCTGCACCACGACAATAACCGCCGTGACGGCAGCGACCGCTGCCAGCCACTGGTACAGCTGCTGGCAGGCCATGAAGAAGGCCTGGTGGTCCACCATCTGGGCCAGCATCTCCAGCGCCGCGTGCCGGGCCTGCTGGGCAACCATGCCGTGGTGCTGCAGGGTGTTGGCCGTGGTGTCGAGCCACTGCACCGCCGTGCTGTTGCCTGGGGTGAGGCGGCTGGCAAGGTCGGAATACTGGGCGAACTTGCTGTCCTGCAGCGCAACGGCGGCCACGGCCGATGCCAGCGAGGCGGTCATCTGGCGCAGGATGTTCTTGCTCTGGTAGCCCTTGGCAAAATGCCGGGCGTCGAGCGCCCGCCAGGTGAGCGCCGCCACGGGCAGCACCATCAGCACGCCAAAGCAGCCCTTGATGGCGAGGGCGCCGTACAGCGCGGCGGCGGGCGCGTCTGGCGGCAGGCGGCTCATCCACCACGCGGCGGCGGCCATGGTCAGGCACCCGGCCATCATCAGCGCGCGCTTGTTGGCAATGGCGGCGCTGTAGCGGATGTAGACCACCGCCACCACCAGGCTGGTGAGCGCCGAGAAGCTGTTGAGCCAGCCGGTGGTGATCAGCGGAATGCCCAGGCCCCGCTCGGCATACTGGGGAAACAGGTAGTTGCTGAAGTTGACGACAAAGTAGTACACCGCGTAGAGCGTGAGGCCCGCCAGAAAGCCGGGGCTGGTGAGGTCGCGCAGGTGCAAAAGCGGCTCGTCGTGCCGCCACTGGTGCAGGCCGAACAGGCCCAGCAGCAGCACGCCGGCGAGTACCAGCAGCGCCAGATGCTCGGGGCGGTCGAACAGGGCATAGCGCGCCTCCGAAAAGCTCCACTGCACACAGCCGATGGCCAGCACAAAGAGCAGGAGCGGCGTGATGCTCCAGCGCACGGGCTGCTCGCTTTTTCCCAGGGCGGCAGGCAGCAGGCTGTAAACGCCCAGCGCCATCAACGTGGACAGCGGCAGCACGCTCCAGAACACCCAGCGCCAGCCCCAGTTCTCCACCAGCCAGGCGGCGCCCAGCGGTGCTATGGCACCCACGGCAAAGATCATCAGCATGTAGATGCGCGTGGCCTGCGGGCGTTGCTGCACGCCGAACATCATCGGAATCAGCACCCGCGTGCTGATGAAGAAGGCGCCGCCACCCATGCCCTGCACCAGGCGCGCGGTGGTGATCTGCGCCAGCGAATTGGCGCTGGCCGAGGCCACATCGCCCAGGCCGAACAGCAACAGCGCCAGCAGCAGGTAGTTGCGGTAGCCAAAGTGGCGCGAGAGCCATTGCTGCAGCGCAATCATCAGCATGCTGCCGACGGCGTAGGCGGCCTGTACCTGGGCAAACTCGCGCGGCGCGGCGCCGATGCCGCCCAGAATGTGGCTGGAGCCGAAGACGAACATGCCGTTTTCGAGAAACTCCATGCCCACCAGGCCGCCAAGCAGGAGCATCAGCAGCCGCTGCTTTTCCCAATGCTTCCAATGCGCCAAGTGAACGCTGCGCGCCCAGCCGTGCTGGCGGGCGGCGGTCATGGCGCTGCCGGATCGTCGGTGCGTGCTATGTTTTTTGATGTGCTGGCGCGCGCAGAGCGGGCGCTGGCGGCCTTTTTCTTATGGGCATCATCGGCAATGCCGGTTTCCAGGCCAGCGAGCACCTTGCGCAATTGCTGGCGCATGGCGCCCGTACCGTCCTCGCCCAGCACGGCCCAGGTCTGCAGATGCACGGCTTGTACCAGCGGAATGGCCTGCTCCAGCAGGTGGGTGCCGCGTTCGGTCAGCGCCAGCTGCAGTGCGCGGCGGTCCTGCACGTCTGCGGTGCGCACGGCCAGCGCCTTGGTTTCCAGGCTGTCGAGCAGGCGGGTGACCTGGGTGCGCGTGGCGTCCAGCGATATGCTGAGGGTGGAGGGGCTGATGGGTTCGTGCGCGCTGTCCGAGAGCAGGTACAGCGCCAGATACTCGCGCATGTGCAGGCCCAGCGGCGCCAGCGCGGTATCCATGCGCTGCTCCAGCAGGGCGGCGGTGTGCTTCAGGAGCCGGGTGGATGCAACCGCGTCCACCAGGGACTGCGGCTTGCCAGCCAGAATGCGCTCAAGTCGGGAATCGAAGCTCATGGGGTGTTGGTGTATTTAATTTCATTCGTAATTATATTGTTTGAAATTAAATTTGCAAGCACCCGCAGGAGCAGCTAGGCTCCTGCACGTATGGTTTTTTGCCCAAGGCAGCCCTGGCGCACAGAGGATGGGCGCGGGCTGCTATGGTTTTGTTTTCAAGGCGCGGCGCAGAAAGTCACACCGGCCAGACGACGCCATTGTCGTTCAGGATCGCGTCGAGCGGCAGATCATGCGGCTCGGGCTCGAAGTCGTCGACAAAGCCGTCGGTAAAGCCCAGGCCCACGGTGAACGGCCGAGGCTCCAGCGCAGCCAGGGTGCGGTCGTAAAAACCGCCGCCGTAACCCAGGCGGTAGCCGCCCGGCCCATAGCCCACGCAGGGTACGAACAGCAAGGTCGGCACCACCAGTTCGGTGTTCTGTGGCTTGGGAATGTCGTAGGCGTCCAGCTCCATCGGGCAGCCGGGGTACCAGGCATGGAAGGTGAGGGTCTTGTGCTGCTTGTTGACCACGGGCAGGCCGATGCGGCGCAGCAGCGGCTCGTCCATCAGCGCACCGTCTTCCTTCCAGCGGTGCAGGGCGGGCAGCGGGTCGAACTCGCCCTTGATCGGCCAGTACGCACCAATGACGGTATCTTCTCGCTCGGTGAGCCAGAAACGCAGCACCTGCTGCAGTTGCTCGGCGCGCTCCAGGCGGTTGGGCATATTCAGGCGTTTTTCGATCAGCGCCTGACGCACGGCTTTTTTATCCATCGCGGGGAACCCTCCAAAAACTCTCGCGGTCGTTCCATTCTGACACCTGGCAGCCCCCCGCCAGGAAAAACGAGCTAGTAAAAACACCAGTCTGCTTGATGCATGTTGCCTATCAAAGTAAGCGCTTGTAAGAGCCGCCAATACAACCCTTGATACGTCGTTGCTTGGCCGGGGGCGCCCAGCCGGGGGCGCCGAGCCTTGTCGTACGTCTGTACTGCCTGCGGCCCGGCCTGACGCGGCCCGGCCTGGCGCGGCCCGGCTCCTCGTCTCAACCGCAAATCTACGATTTGCTGGGTTGTGGTGGCGGCTCTGAATGCCTGCAAGCCCCCAAAACTGTGGCCCCTGCGCTTTTGCGGGCCTGCCCGGATGTGTATGATTTTGTGATTCTTTCGCGGCGTCCGCTTTCCATCGTCCGGCCAGTGCTGGCGCCGCCTTCTTGCGAGAGTTCGAGCCCATGCGTTGGAAAGTTCTGTTCACGCCGCTGATGGCGGCCCTGTTGGCAGCCGGTGCGCTGCCGTTGTCCGCCCAGACCATCTTGCAGGGCGCCGTCCAGGTGCAGCCGCCCGTGCAGGCATCGGCCGCTGCGGTGCCGCAGACGGCTTCGCAGATGGCGAGCGACGATGTCATCGTGGACATGCAGCAGGCCTTCCGCAAGCGCGACAAGACCAAGCTGAGCCAGCTGCTGCCATCGACACGCGGCCATGTGCTGGAGCCGTGGGCGGCCTATTGGGAGCTGCGCGCGCGCCTGCAGGAAGCCACGCAGGATGAGGTGCAGGCCTTTCTCGCCCGCTGGGCT is drawn from Comamonas odontotermitis and contains these coding sequences:
- a CDS encoding glutathione S-transferase family protein, with amino-acid sequence MLQLYIGNKNYSSWSMRAWVLLRQAGIPFDEQYVRFDSFDSQSEFKRTMATVSPTGTVPLLRDGDVTVWDSLAIAEYVAEQFPDKALWPKDKAARAAARSICAEMHGGFTALRGACPMNIEADLAEVGKIVWRDNAGVRKNVERLCSMWSHLLAQHGGPLLFDQFSVADAYFAPVCMRLKTYQLPVPGEIAAYVERVHQLPGVKAWIDGALAEKDFVPMDEPYRAER
- a CDS encoding MarR family winged helix-turn-helix transcriptional regulator, whose product is MSFDSRLERILAGKPQSLVDAVASTRLLKHTAALLEQRMDTALAPLGLHMREYLALYLLSDSAHEPISPSTLSISLDATRTQVTRLLDSLETKALAVRTADVQDRRALQLALTERGTHLLEQAIPLVQAVHLQTWAVLGEDGTGAMRQQLRKVLAGLETGIADDAHKKKAASARSARASTSKNIARTDDPAAP
- a CDS encoding amino acid ABC transporter substrate-binding protein; the encoded protein is MTQINYTVARLAMAAAMTCAAAGAMAQSAPTLDKIKSTGAITLGYRESSFGFSYLDANLKPVGYSMDICYKILDAVKAKLGLTDLKVGYQAVTSGNRIPLVQNGTVDLECGSTTNLVERQKLVAFSPDIFRYNVRMLVKKDSGIKGIADLQGKAVATTTGTTSFRLLRQADKASNLEITNVPGKDHTDSFLLVQGGKAQAFVLDDILLAGQIANARDPQNYEIVGESLRTENQALMLRNDDPAFKKLVDDTVAGMMKSGEMEKLYNKWFMSPIAPKGININYPLNAETRDAFEHPTSKGI
- a CDS encoding 5-formyltetrahydrofolate cyclo-ligase is translated as MDKKAVRQALIEKRLNMPNRLERAEQLQQVLRFWLTEREDTVIGAYWPIKGEFDPLPALHRWKEDGALMDEPLLRRIGLPVVNKQHKTLTFHAWYPGCPMELDAYDIPKPQNTELVVPTLLFVPCVGYGPGGYRLGYGGGFYDRTLAALEPRPFTVGLGFTDGFVDDFEPEPHDLPLDAILNDNGVVWPV
- a CDS encoding MFS transporter is translated as MTAARQHGWARSVHLAHWKHWEKQRLLMLLLGGLVGMEFLENGMFVFGSSHILGGIGAAPREFAQVQAAYAVGSMLMIALQQWLSRHFGYRNYLLLALLLFGLGDVASASANSLAQITTARLVQGMGGGAFFISTRVLIPMMFGVQQRPQATRIYMLMIFAVGAIAPLGAAWLVENWGWRWVFWSVLPLSTLMALGVYSLLPAALGKSEQPVRWSITPLLLFVLAIGCVQWSFSEARYALFDRPEHLALLVLAGVLLLGLFGLHQWRHDEPLLHLRDLTSPGFLAGLTLYAVYYFVVNFSNYLFPQYAERGLGIPLITTGWLNSFSALTSLVVAVVYIRYSAAIANKRALMMAGCLTMAAAAWWMSRLPPDAPAAALYGALAIKGCFGVLMVLPVAALTWRALDARHFAKGYQSKNILRQMTASLASAVAAVALQDSKFAQYSDLASRLTPGNSTAVQWLDTTANTLQHHGMVAQQARHAALEMLAQMVDHQAFFMACQQLYQWLAAVAAVTAVIVVVQRKLR